From a single Pelmatolapia mariae isolate MD_Pm_ZW linkage group LG20, Pm_UMD_F_2, whole genome shotgun sequence genomic region:
- the rab5if gene encoding uncharacterized protein RAB5IF: MTSISKRKEESHLVNGGVKQSTWSKAFNSNAVWEEKDEFLDVIYWLRQIIAIILGVMWGVAPLKGFLGIAIFCIINAGVLYVYFSSFQQIDEEEYGGTWELTKEGFMTSFALFLVVWIIFYTALHFD; the protein is encoded by the exons ATGACGAGCATTTCAAAGCGGAAAGAAGAAAGTCATCTAGTGAATGGAGGTGTAAAGCAGTCCACATGGAGCAAAGCCTTCAACAGTAACGCTGTTTGGGAAGAGAAG GATGAGTTCTTAGATGTGATTTATTGGCTCCGACAAATTATTGCAATTATCCTTGGTGTGATGTGGGGTGTAGCACCACTAAAAGGATTTCTGGGAATAGCCAT ATTCTGCATTATCAATGCTGGCGTCCTGTATGTATACTTCAGCAGCTTTCAGCAGATCGATGAGGAAGAGTATGGGGGCACGTGGGAACTCACCAAAGAAGGCTTCATGACATCTTTTGCCCTGTTTCTG GTGGTGTGGATAATCTTTTACACAGCTCTACATTTTGACTGA